The window AGTCTCTTTCGTGATCATGGTGTCAGGGTAAACCAAATAAACCCTGGTTGGGTTTTGACTGAAACTGAAAAACAAAGGAAAAAAGAACATGGGCTTTCGGACAAGTGGTTTGAAGACTTACCAAAAATGTATGCGCCCGCCGGAAGGATCATAGCTCCTGAAGAAATCGCTGCAGCAGCTATCTTCTGGTTATCAGATGAGTCCGGTCCTGTTAGCGGACAAGTAATGGAATTAGAGCAGTATCCTTTAATCGGGAGAAATGCACCCAAAGACACAAGTACAATAAATTAAAATAACTATTGAAATTTAAAATATGCCTAAATTAGCAGCATTCCCCAAAGCCTTTATGCAGGCACTCTGCAAAGATGGAACAATGAAACTTGAAGAGTGGATACAATTGGCTTCTACTTTGGAAGTAGAGGGGCTGGAGTGGTACGCAGGTTTTCTGGATATGGAAGACGAATCCAAGTGGCCTACCTATAGAAAAATGGTGGAGGATACAGGTAAAGTTATTCCCATGATGTGTTGTTCACCGGACTTTACGCATCCCGACAAATCTTTCCGTGACAAAGAAATTGCAAAGCAAAAACACTGGATAGACATGACCCACATTTTAGGAGGGTCTTATTGTAGGGTATTGTCCGGACAAAAAAGGCCTGAATTGACTTTAGATGAAGGTGTAAAATTGGCTGCAGATTCAATTATGGCTTGTATTCCCTATGCACAAGAAAGGGGAATTACCCTGATTCTTGAAAATCACTATAAGGATGATTTTTGGGAATACCCTGAATTTGCTCAGCAAATGGACGTTTTTTGTAAATTGGTGGATAGCATAGATCATCCGAATTTTGGTGTAAATTATGATCCTAGTAATACCTTTCTAGCAGGAGAAGACCCTATCGAATTATTGAAAAGGGTTTCTAAAAGAGTGGTTACCATGCATGCAAGTGACCGCTATTTAAAAACTGGAACCATTGATGATTTAAGAAAGGAAGAAGGTGGAGCTGTAGGATATGCCAAGAGGTTGAGTCATGGTGAAATCGGGAAAGGGTTGAATGATTATGATGCCATTTTTACTGAATTAAAAAGTGTCGGGTTTGATAGTTGGATCAGTATTGAAGATGGTGTAGACGGCATGGATCAATTGGAAAGAAGCGTAGCTTTCTTACAAAAGAAAATAGCTGTTTACTGGCCTAAATAATTCATTAAATAATCCGTGCAATTTGATTGCACGGATTAAAATATTTTAGATTTGGAAGCGAAATTATTATTAAATGCTCAATGTGTTTTGGCTGAGAGCCCAACTTGGTTGGATGATCCCGGCTGTTACCTTTGGGTGGATATAGAAAAAGGCCATTTATACCAGCTAATACCTGAAGAGCCTGGTGTTAAAAAATGGTCTTTTCCTCATAGGATTAGCCTAGTAGTCCCTGATGGCAAAGGTAACTTTATCTTGGCATTGGATGCAAAATTGGCTGTTTTTGATCCCAAAACAGAGAAGTTTGACTGGCTATGTATCATTGAAAGTGACCAGCCTGATAATCGTTGTAACGATGGAGCTTGTGACAGTGAGGGAAGGCTTTGGGTTGGCACCATGAGTACAAAATTTACAGAGAAGGCCGGTGCCTTGTATTGTGTTGAAAAAGACCTAACAGTAAATAAAAAAGTGGAGGGTGTCACTATTTCTAATGGAATTTGCTGGTCCTTGGATCACAAAACCATGTATTTCATTGACAGTCCTACAAGAGAAATAAAGGCCTTTGCTTATGAGTCAAGTACAGGGGAAATTGAATTTAAAAGAGTAGTTGTAAAAGTTCCTGAAGAACTTGGTACACCTGACGGTATGTGCATGGACGAGAATGGAAAGCTTTGGGTGGCACATTATGGTGGATTTGGTGTGTATCAATGGGATCCGGAAACCGGAGAACAACTAGATAAAATTGAGGTTCCTGCCCCTCATGTCACTTCTTGTGCATTTGGTGGAAAAGATCGAAAAGAATTATTGATTACCACAGCTCAGGAAAATATGAGTCCTCAAATGTTGGAAAAGTATCCGTTAAGTGGAGGTGTTTTTACCTGCAATATGCCGGTAGGTGGTGCCAAAGTTTTTGGTGTTCAATTTTAAATCCACAAAGAGAGAGATAAAAAAAATGATCAAGTGAAAAGTTCTCTTGATCATTTTTTTTCCGTCTTATTTTTAACTTGTATTAAGTAATAGGATTCGTAATGTATATTTCTAACTTTCACTGTGAAAATTGAAATTGTAATAAAATTTGGTTATTCAGAGATGTTAACCCAGCGCCGCTAAGGTGAACCTGCCTGCCTACAGGCGAGATGAAGACCGGATGCCTAGTGGTTGATTAAAAAGCGATCTTTTATATGTTAGAGGAGTTTTTGATGTCTAGGAATTCTTTAGAGTCATATTAATGTAAAATCGTTAAATGTAAATTTCACACGAATATATCTAATATAAACTATTGCATAGAAATAATGAAGCCTCGCTTTTGCCAACCCTGGAGGGCTAACAGGAATTATTTTTCAGGGCTTAATAAAATGTATTTTTAGCGCTATGAGTTTCTTATTACAATGGGTGAATTTTAGCATTCGTTGGTAAGGTACCTAAGGTAAAAGGAGTGTTTAGCAGATTCTATCCTTATTTTTTATGTTGATATGGAATGATTTGGGAAGGTTGTAAAGCTTTTGATTTATGGGTAAAGTGCAAGTCTATTATCAATTGGTATAAATATATTATTTTTTACCCAAACCAAACAAGTACAAATATTTATTTATCAAATGCCATACCTTTTGATATAAAAATTGTTTGAAGTTGATGAGACATATTGTATTTTACGCAATATTCATTATTCTATAGGACCGGTTGGTCTCAAAACAGTTACAAACTATGGAGCAAAATAATAAGAATCGACGATCATTTTTAAAATCTACAGGTACTGCAATAGTTGCCGGAACAGTATTACCATTTGGATTCAATATCAGAGATGGATTTGCCGGCCAAAAGGCAAAGCTTAAGGTAGGTCTTATTGGATGTGGAGGAAGAGGAACTGGAGCAGCTGCACAGGCTTTAAAAGCGGATAAAGATGCTGAGCTTACTGCCATGGGAGATATTTTTTCGGATTATTTAGAGGAATCTTACCAGTCTCTTAAAAAGATTAATCCTGAACAAGTAAAAGTGGATGAAGCGCATAAATTTATAGGTTTTGATGCCATCCAACAAGTTATTGACTCGGGCGTGGATGTAGTTATTTTAACCACACCTCCTGCTTTTAGGCCATCTCATTTTAAAGCTGCCGTAGAAGCGGGGAAACATGTTTTTTGTGAAAAACCGGTGGCAGTTGATGCACCGGGTGTAAGAAGTGTATTAGAGTCAGCAAGAATGGCCAAGGAAAAGGGCTTATCAGTGGTGTCAGGTTTCACCTTCAGGTATGATTTCCCTAAAAGGGCTATTTTTGAAAGAATTAAAGGAGGTGAAATTGGAGAGATAACGGATGTATTTACTGCAAGAAATGGTGGTGGACTTTGGTATAAGGAACGCCAAGACAGTTGGACTGAAATGGAGTATCAACTCAGAAATTGGTATTATTATGATTGGTTATCCGGAGATTATATTGTAGAGATGATGGTCCATAGTTTGGACTTAATGTCTTGGGCATTTGGCGACCGTTTGCCAATTCAAGTAACAGCAACTGGAGGGAGACAAGCCAGAACGGAAGAAAAGTGGGGGAATATTTATGACCATTTTGCAGTAGAATACGAATATGAAAACAACCTTAAGGGGGTGCATTTCAGCAGACAGCAAAAAGGATGCTCAAATACAAATAAAGTCAATATCACAGGAACAGAAGGCTTTGCTACAATTGATGTGGGGAAAAGGGTTCATGCAACAATGGGCAGTGAACGTTGGGATTATGATGGGCCATCTAACAATCCTTATGAAACCCAACATGAAGAGTTATTTGCTTCCATAAGGTCAGGTGAAGCGATGAATGAAGGTGAATTGATGGCCAATAGCACCATGCTAGCCATCATAGGTAGAATGGCAGGTTACAGTGGCCAAACCATTACTTGGGAAGAGGCAATGAAGAGTGAAGTGAAGCTTGGACCTGCAGCAGCTGATTACAGATGGGATCTGGTAGTTGATGTGCCACAAGTTGCCATTCCCGGAATCACCAAAGCGGTCTAAAACTTCACCC of the Cyclobacterium marinum DSM 745 genome contains:
- a CDS encoding sugar phosphate isomerase/epimerase family protein, which gives rise to MPKLAAFPKAFMQALCKDGTMKLEEWIQLASTLEVEGLEWYAGFLDMEDESKWPTYRKMVEDTGKVIPMMCCSPDFTHPDKSFRDKEIAKQKHWIDMTHILGGSYCRVLSGQKRPELTLDEGVKLAADSIMACIPYAQERGITLILENHYKDDFWEYPEFAQQMDVFCKLVDSIDHPNFGVNYDPSNTFLAGEDPIELLKRVSKRVVTMHASDRYLKTGTIDDLRKEEGGAVGYAKRLSHGEIGKGLNDYDAIFTELKSVGFDSWISIEDGVDGMDQLERSVAFLQKKIAVYWPK
- a CDS encoding SMP-30/gluconolactonase/LRE family protein; translated protein: MEAKLLLNAQCVLAESPTWLDDPGCYLWVDIEKGHLYQLIPEEPGVKKWSFPHRISLVVPDGKGNFILALDAKLAVFDPKTEKFDWLCIIESDQPDNRCNDGACDSEGRLWVGTMSTKFTEKAGALYCVEKDLTVNKKVEGVTISNGICWSLDHKTMYFIDSPTREIKAFAYESSTGEIEFKRVVVKVPEELGTPDGMCMDENGKLWVAHYGGFGVYQWDPETGEQLDKIEVPAPHVTSCAFGGKDRKELLITTAQENMSPQMLEKYPLSGGVFTCNMPVGGAKVFGVQF
- a CDS encoding Gfo/Idh/MocA family protein; the encoded protein is MEQNNKNRRSFLKSTGTAIVAGTVLPFGFNIRDGFAGQKAKLKVGLIGCGGRGTGAAAQALKADKDAELTAMGDIFSDYLEESYQSLKKINPEQVKVDEAHKFIGFDAIQQVIDSGVDVVILTTPPAFRPSHFKAAVEAGKHVFCEKPVAVDAPGVRSVLESARMAKEKGLSVVSGFTFRYDFPKRAIFERIKGGEIGEITDVFTARNGGGLWYKERQDSWTEMEYQLRNWYYYDWLSGDYIVEMMVHSLDLMSWAFGDRLPIQVTATGGRQARTEEKWGNIYDHFAVEYEYENNLKGVHFSRQQKGCSNTNKVNITGTEGFATIDVGKRVHATMGSERWDYDGPSNNPYETQHEELFASIRSGEAMNEGELMANSTMLAIIGRMAGYSGQTITWEEAMKSEVKLGPAAADYRWDLVVDVPQVAIPGITKAV